One part of the Leclercia sp. LSNIH1 genome encodes these proteins:
- a CDS encoding ParB/RepB/Spo0J family partition protein has translation MNAVTQTEARAINTAAAIPLEAADPTKNLILVPLSRLVSRPTGRNVRKTPRMSIPELAASIQRVGLLQNLIVIAAADGEHYEVVAGGRRLAALKLLAKKHRISKEWEVPCLQVADGTARTASLTENVQREAMHPADQFEAFAALVAEGRSIEDIAADFSVTPLVVQRRLKLANVSPRLLADYRAEAVSLDQLMALAITDDHAAQEAAFYDAPTWQRSPHNLRDRLTEREIDAYRHPLVRFVGLDGYEQEGGGIRRDLFAEGDKGVYLTDAALLERLAQDKLAGIAAKVQAEGWAWVDATPGMTHADLQAFQRAPRERRSPNKRDAQRIEKLQTKLHELAEAVDAALDDEDEEKADALQEEGERLGEQLQALEEGLLDYAANVKAAAGAIVTIDRDGQAAIHRGLLREAEAKALRTLERLRQGFGSEGEAANEDEGEDDEQPKTATMSDRLAQRLSAHRTAALQIEVARHPQAALAAVVHGMVQTVLQESHYGHDLPLGVRLTVQDRLEGMAPDWPESPAAVALRELQQVAGETLPEDSAELFAALLAKSQDELVRLLAVCLASTVDVVTPRATPHQPGAELAQAVGLDMAAWWQPTNEGYFRHVPKAAILEAVGGFAPSHVTRLAKLKKGDIASEAERLAAGTGWMPAIFRTEGPQQAGQDAPADGEAEAQEEAAAVADVQPQAEALAA, from the coding sequence ATGAACGCCGTTACCCAAACCGAAGCCCGCGCCATCAACACCGCCGCCGCTATCCCGCTGGAAGCCGCTGACCCGACCAAGAACCTGATTCTGGTTCCGCTGTCGCGGCTGGTGTCGCGCCCCACTGGCCGCAACGTGCGCAAGACCCCGCGCATGTCCATTCCCGAACTCGCCGCCAGCATCCAGCGTGTCGGCCTGCTGCAAAACCTCATCGTGATTGCCGCCGCCGACGGCGAGCATTACGAAGTCGTGGCCGGTGGCCGTCGCCTCGCAGCGTTGAAGCTGCTGGCGAAGAAGCACCGCATCAGCAAGGAATGGGAGGTGCCTTGCCTGCAGGTGGCCGATGGCACCGCACGCACGGCCAGCCTGACCGAGAACGTGCAGCGCGAAGCCATGCACCCCGCCGACCAGTTCGAGGCGTTCGCCGCGCTGGTGGCCGAAGGCCGCAGCATCGAGGATATCGCAGCGGATTTTTCCGTCACGCCGCTGGTGGTGCAGCGCCGCTTGAAACTCGCCAACGTCTCGCCGCGCCTGCTGGCCGACTATCGCGCCGAGGCCGTGAGCCTTGACCAGTTGATGGCCCTTGCCATCACCGACGACCACGCCGCGCAGGAAGCCGCGTTCTACGATGCGCCGACATGGCAGCGCAGCCCGCACAACCTGCGCGACCGTCTGACCGAACGCGAAATCGACGCCTACCGGCATCCGCTGGTGCGCTTTGTCGGGCTGGACGGCTACGAGCAGGAAGGCGGTGGCATCCGCCGCGACCTGTTCGCGGAGGGCGACAAAGGCGTGTATCTGACCGATGCCGCACTGCTGGAACGGCTGGCGCAGGACAAGCTGGCAGGTATCGCCGCCAAGGTGCAGGCCGAGGGCTGGGCGTGGGTGGATGCCACGCCGGGCATGACCCATGCCGATCTGCAAGCCTTCCAGCGTGCGCCAAGGGAACGCCGCAGTCCGAACAAGCGCGACGCGCAGCGCATCGAGAAGCTGCAAACCAAGCTGCACGAACTGGCCGAAGCCGTGGATGCCGCGCTGGACGACGAAGACGAAGAAAAGGCCGATGCCTTGCAGGAAGAAGGCGAACGCCTGGGCGAGCAGTTGCAGGCGCTGGAAGAAGGCTTGCTGGACTATGCGGCCAATGTGAAGGCCGCAGCCGGTGCCATCGTCACCATCGACCGCGACGGGCAGGCCGCGATTCATCGCGGGCTGCTGCGCGAAGCCGAAGCCAAGGCGCTGCGCACGCTGGAACGACTGCGGCAGGGTTTCGGCAGCGAAGGCGAAGCCGCAAACGAGGACGAAGGCGAGGACGACGAGCAGCCCAAGACCGCCACCATGTCCGACCGACTGGCGCAGCGGTTGAGCGCGCACCGTACCGCCGCGCTGCAAATCGAAGTGGCCCGGCATCCGCAAGCCGCGCTGGCCGCCGTGGTGCATGGCATGGTGCAGACCGTCTTGCAGGAAAGCCACTACGGCCACGACCTGCCGCTGGGCGTGCGCCTCACGGTGCAAGACCGGCTGGAAGGCATGGCCCCGGACTGGCCGGAATCACCCGCCGCCGTGGCGCTGCGCGAACTGCAACAGGTGGCAGGCGAAACCTTGCCGGAGGACAGCGCCGAACTGTTCGCCGCGCTGCTGGCGAAATCACAGGATGAACTGGTGCGGCTGCTGGCCGTGTGCTTAGCTTCCACGGTGGACGTGGTGACGCCTCGCGCCACGCCGCACCAGCCCGGCGCGGAACTGGCGCAGGCCGTGGGGCTGGATATGGCCGCGTGGTGGCAGCCCACCAATGAGGGTTACTTCCGGCATGTGCCGAAGGCCGCGATTCTGGAAGCCGTTGGCGGGTTCGCGCCCTCGCACGTCACCCGACTGGCGAAGTTGAAGAAGGGCGACATTGCCAGCGAAGCCGAACGGCTCGCCGCTGGCACCGGCTGGATGCCCGCCATCTTCCGCACCGAAGGCCCGCAGCAGGCCGGGCAGGACGCGCCGGCGGATGGCGAAGCCGAAGCACAGGAAGAAGCGGCCGCCGTGGCGGATGTCCAGCCGCAGGCCGAGGCTTTGGCCGCGTGA
- a CDS encoding DUF736 domain-containing protein, translating to MANIGTFTAEKDGFTGTLRTLTLNVKVKLVPNDKGDTENAPDFHLQAAGHEVGAAWKKTSEAGREYLSVSIDDPSFPATVYARLIENEDGTHDLIWSRNKPKAA from the coding sequence ATGGCTAACATCGGCACCTTCACCGCAGAGAAAGACGGCTTCACCGGCACGCTTCGCACCCTGACGCTCAACGTCAAGGTCAAGCTGGTTCCCAACGACAAGGGCGACACCGAGAACGCCCCCGACTTCCACCTGCAAGCGGCTGGCCACGAAGTCGGCGCAGCGTGGAAGAAGACCAGCGAGGCCGGGCGGGAATACCTGTCCGTATCCATCGACGACCCTTCGTTCCCGGCGACGGTCTATGCCCGCCTGATCGAGAACGAGGACGGCACGCACGACCTGATCTGGTCGCGCAACAAGCCGAAGGCGGCCTGA